From Nitrospirota bacterium, the proteins below share one genomic window:
- a CDS encoding CBS domain-containing protein encodes MYTSITVGQVLRAKGYGFHSISPDATAYSALELMADKNIGALMVMENEKLVGVFSERDYARKVILKGKASKSTTVREIMTSSPISIKPAMTLRDCMVLMAQKHIRHLPVMDNELLLGVLSSRDVVDTIISDQESTIEKLENYISGTEYIS; translated from the coding sequence ATGTATACTTCTATCACGGTCGGACAGGTGTTGAGGGCAAAGGGGTACGGTTTTCACTCGATCTCTCCCGATGCCACGGCATACAGCGCACTGGAACTCATGGCGGACAAGAACATAGGCGCCCTGATGGTAATGGAGAACGAAAAGCTTGTTGGTGTATTTTCGGAGCGGGATTACGCCCGCAAGGTGATCCTGAAGGGAAAGGCTTCGAAAAGCACTACCGTGCGGGAGATCATGACCAGTTCGCCGATCAGCATCAAGCCGGCAATGACGTTGCGGGACTGCATGGTGTTGATGGCGCAGAAGCATATTCGCCATCTGCCGGTCATGGACAATGAACTTCTCCTGGGAGTCCTGAGCAGCCGCGATGTGGTCGACACGATCATCTCGGATCAGGAGTCGACGATTGAAAAGCTCGAGAACTATATTTCCGGCACTGAATACATATCTTAG
- a CDS encoding putative lipase, producing the protein MSHHGLSPLLNRIIIILATCILTISGCSYGNYYMRKAHWRQTFEYLPSVSALNQLAPEDSLVLIGQIIRLQKRQEPLLLVAVSNKYRTNEKVALVQIQKSSADYYMAFLPKGDYELFVFADMDRNGDFESNEMIGKTKVTVGPENSKGGVVVEGPSITVDFDHPGNVDFRLSETVRPTGYVYKSLDDEFFDPKYGTMGLYNPSDLIAHNQGFFFGLEDFNEEKTMVLFVHGISGTPRDWKYITDGLDRSRFQPFFFYYPSGLPLDKIGTLLAQLIETIDKTSKNGGPRIVLTAHSMGGLVSMSAINKLSEQAFPASLKLYCSFSTPYGGDETAKKWIDNAPVVVPSWRDIGAPSAFLNDLTSRPFPKKLPFYLYFSFNDDSNFKNGESSDGLVSLRSQLLPSVQTSATRVIGVDETHVGILNSKTTRDSFLRLLDTVSPPGSAGANMP; encoded by the coding sequence ATGTCTCATCATGGTCTCAGCCCCCTGCTCAACCGGATTATCATCATCCTCGCAACCTGTATCCTGACCATTTCCGGCTGCAGCTACGGCAACTATTATATGCGCAAGGCGCACTGGCGCCAAACCTTCGAGTACCTGCCGAGCGTGTCGGCGCTGAATCAGCTTGCGCCCGAGGATTCTCTGGTCCTCATCGGGCAGATCATCAGACTGCAGAAACGGCAGGAACCGTTGCTGCTCGTGGCGGTGAGCAACAAGTACCGGACGAACGAAAAAGTCGCTCTGGTGCAGATACAGAAGTCATCAGCGGATTACTATATGGCCTTCCTCCCCAAGGGAGACTATGAGCTTTTTGTTTTTGCGGACATGGACAGGAACGGAGACTTCGAATCGAATGAAATGATCGGCAAAACAAAGGTGACCGTAGGTCCCGAAAATTCCAAAGGCGGGGTTGTCGTGGAGGGTCCGTCGATCACGGTGGATTTCGATCATCCGGGAAATGTTGACTTTCGCCTCAGCGAAACTGTCCGGCCGACCGGCTACGTCTATAAATCCCTCGACGACGAGTTCTTCGATCCGAAATACGGCACCATGGGCCTCTATAATCCATCCGACCTGATAGCCCATAATCAGGGGTTCTTCTTTGGTCTCGAGGATTTCAATGAAGAGAAGACCATGGTCCTGTTCGTCCATGGCATCTCGGGGACCCCGCGGGACTGGAAGTACATTACTGACGGGCTGGACCGCAGCCGCTTTCAGCCATTCTTCTTTTATTATCCCTCAGGCCTGCCGCTGGACAAGATCGGGACCCTGCTGGCGCAATTGATCGAAACGATCGACAAGACGTCTAAGAACGGCGGCCCCAGGATCGTGCTGACGGCCCACAGCATGGGCGGTCTGGTGTCGATGTCGGCGATCAACAAGCTTTCAGAACAGGCATTCCCCGCCTCCCTCAAGCTGTACTGTTCGTTCTCCACTCCCTATGGCGGTGATGAGACTGCCAAGAAGTGGATAGACAACGCACCGGTCGTGGTGCCCTCATGGCGCGACATCGGGGCGCCGAGCGCGTTTCTCAATGATCTCACCAGCAGGCCGTTCCCGAAAAAACTGCCCTTCTATCTCTACTTTTCCTTCAACGATGATTCAAATTTCAAGAATGGAGAAAGCAGCGACGGTTTAGTATCCCTCCGTTCCCAGCTGCTCCCCTCTGTGCAGACAAGCGCCACCAGGGTCATCGGGGTAGACGAGACGCACGTCGGCATCCTGAACAGCAAAACAACGCGCGACTCGTTCCTTCGCCTCCTCGACACCGTCTCGCCGCCGGGGAGCGCGGGCGCGAATATGCCGTAA
- a CDS encoding DEAD/DEAH box helicase: protein MNFSELDVPYEVRQGIEHIGFTICTPVQEAVIPRALRGEDVAAQAQTGTGKTAAFLISLFSRMIRNPAVDLGDSPQALIIAPTRELADQIYHEAARLGKFTGFRLLAVFGGIDYQKQMDTLKSGVDVLVGTPGRLIDYYKQHVYSLKKTRYLVIDEADRMFDMGFIDDLRFIIKKMQPYTKRQSMLFSATLSYRVMELAYEHMNLPEKISITPEKVTVEQVEQVLYHVGKHEKIPLLLGILKKEQPDRAIIFVNTRRAAEMVVERLNRNNWKAQAITGEIEQKKRLRILAEFKEGKLPILVATDVASRGIHVESVTHVINYDLPQDAEDYVHRIGRTGRAGLNGRAVSLADEEYVYSLEEIEKFIGQKIPVDWAEDSMYIREIRRTAEEKLTADKARQSRQAAPRPSGQRRFQSRGKR, encoded by the coding sequence ATGAACTTCAGCGAACTGGACGTACCCTATGAAGTCAGACAAGGGATAGAACACATCGGTTTTACCATATGCACACCGGTGCAGGAAGCGGTGATCCCTCGGGCGTTGCGAGGAGAAGATGTTGCTGCTCAGGCTCAAACCGGCACCGGCAAGACCGCGGCCTTTCTCATCTCTCTTTTTTCCCGGATGATCAGAAATCCCGCAGTGGACCTCGGGGACTCTCCCCAAGCTCTGATCATCGCACCCACACGCGAGCTCGCCGACCAGATATACCATGAAGCCGCCCGGCTCGGGAAATTCACCGGCTTCCGACTCCTCGCCGTGTTCGGCGGCATCGATTACCAGAAGCAGATGGACACGCTCAAAAGCGGCGTCGACGTGCTTGTCGGGACGCCGGGCAGGCTCATCGACTACTATAAGCAGCATGTGTACAGCCTCAAGAAGACCCGCTATTTGGTCATCGACGAGGCGGACCGCATGTTCGACATGGGGTTCATCGACGATCTGCGGTTTATCATTAAGAAGATGCAGCCCTACACGAAGCGCCAGTCCATGCTCTTCTCCGCCACGCTCTCCTACCGCGTAATGGAGCTCGCCTACGAGCACATGAACCTTCCTGAAAAGATCTCGATTACGCCCGAGAAGGTCACGGTCGAGCAGGTGGAGCAGGTCCTTTACCATGTAGGAAAGCATGAGAAGATACCCCTCCTGCTCGGCATTCTCAAGAAGGAACAGCCGGACCGCGCGATCATCTTTGTGAATACCCGGCGCGCGGCAGAAATGGTTGTCGAGCGTCTGAACCGCAACAACTGGAAGGCGCAGGCGATCACCGGCGAGATCGAGCAGAAAAAACGTCTCCGGATACTGGCGGAGTTCAAGGAAGGAAAGCTGCCCATCCTCGTGGCCACCGATGTGGCAAGCCGGGGCATCCATGTCGAAAGCGTGACCCACGTGATCAACTACGACCTCCCCCAGGACGCCGAAGATTACGTGCATCGTATCGGCCGCACGGGCCGGGCCGGTTTGAACGGCAGGGCGGTCAGCCTCGCGGACGAAGAATATGTATATTCACTCGAAGAGATCGAAAAGTTCATCGGACAGAAGATCCCTGTGGATTGGGCCGAAGACAGCATGTATATCCGGGAAATCAGAAGAACCGCGGAAGAAAAACTCACGGCGGACAAGGCACGTCAGTCCCGTCAGGCGGCCCCCCGCCCCTCCGGTCAGCGCCGTTTCCAGTCGAGAGGCAAACGGTAG
- a CDS encoding HEPN domain-containing protein, protein MNYKELKEMGIVEERTADIAEVIALVTRAERDLATSKVLYDKDEEWAFAAAYQAMARSGKALILSEGFRTKGVRGRDAQKTVVTAAGVILGEQYKSLINKFDRMRRKYQSFVEDAGRIISRYEAEQAIKDAEEFIALVNGRIREKYSQMSLLNDVPQLVSR, encoded by the coding sequence ATGAACTATAAAGAACTGAAGGAAATGGGAATCGTCGAGGAGCGGACCGCTGATATTGCCGAGGTCATCGCGCTGGTGACCAGGGCGGAACGCGACCTGGCAACGAGCAAGGTCTTATATGATAAGGATGAAGAGTGGGCCTTTGCAGCTGCTTACCAGGCCATGGCCCGTTCAGGAAAGGCGCTTATCCTGTCCGAGGGATTCAGGACCAAGGGGGTCCGGGGCAGGGATGCTCAAAAGACCGTGGTGACGGCGGCGGGTGTCATCCTTGGCGAGCAGTACAAGAGCCTTATCAATAAATTCGACCGGATGAGAAGGAAGTACCAGAGCTTTGTAGAGGATGCCGGCAGGATCATATCACGATACGAGGCGGAGCAGGCGATCAAGGACGCGGAAGAGTTTATCGCTCTCGTGAACGGAAGGATCCGTGAGAAATATTCTCAGATGTCCCTGCTGAATGATGTACCTCAGCTTGTTTCAAGATAA
- a CDS encoding septum formation initiator family protein — translation MRKRNYVKADRSSRRARWKAPLIAAGVLLVLYFLITRFMGEMGVVKYYRMKAQCTALTEDIAKLKQDNGRLRKEVVSLKSDSAYLERVARDKLGLARPGEIVYYYGEP, via the coding sequence ATGCGTAAACGCAACTATGTAAAGGCTGACCGGAGTTCCCGGAGAGCCCGATGGAAAGCCCCCCTCATCGCGGCAGGCGTTCTCCTCGTGCTCTACTTTCTGATCACCCGCTTCATGGGTGAGATGGGAGTGGTAAAATACTATCGGATGAAGGCGCAATGCACCGCGCTTACGGAAGACATCGCCAAACTCAAGCAGGACAACGGCAGACTCAGGAAGGAAGTTGTTTCTCTCAAAAGCGATTCCGCATATCTCGAAAGGGTGGCCCGTGACAAACTGGGGCTTGCGCGTCCGGGAGAGATAGTGTACTATTATGGGGAACCATAA
- a CDS encoding glycoside hydrolase family 57 protein, whose protein sequence is MSDHPLYIAFVWHMHQPYYKDDATGSYILPWVRLHGIKDYYDMPALLSDFPEIHQTFNLVPSLLKQIQDYVENNATDKALTLTQKRASELDQDDKLFLLRNFFMANWDTMIKPYPAYWQLLDRRGYSVSPNELLNAIRYYTTRDYLDLQVWFNLTWFDPLFKNNDPFLKGLVKKGSGFTENEKELLIQKQREIMALIIPEYKRLAELGRIELTTTPFYHPILPLLYDTDLAKAAIPDIHLPANRFSHPEDAKVQIDRAMAYHEKLFGSRAAGMWPAEGSVAEEIVPLLAAAGIQWIGSDEGVLARSLGIHIDRDFAGVMKNPEVLYKPYRVGKGDKRISIVFRDHTLSDLVGFVYSKWDTKNAVNDLIDRLHRVRRGLSDGPHLVSIILDGENAWEYYQNDGRDFFLTLYERLSREQGLRCVTVGEFLRMHPAQTNIEHLHAGSWINANYRIWIGHEEDNRAWDLLSQTRQALTEYVSRDGDPDKIAKAWEEIYIAEGSDWCWWYGDDHFSENDKEFDLLYRTHLMNVYRIIGLDVPDELQISILREDRQALPTVELTEFIKPTIDGQVTNYFEWLPAGFYDVSQGGGAMHRGASIITHIYYGFDLKNMFIRLDPSGNLREEKVAELTFFINFLEPKGIDVEVRIVPKERRVSATLSRGENGTRRPFAEIHTVAANDIIELAVPFDQLGVKPGDEIHLFVTIERAGSEVEKWPSRGYIQFKVPTDDFEATMWQV, encoded by the coding sequence ATGTCTGATCATCCTCTCTATATAGCCTTTGTCTGGCATATGCACCAGCCTTACTATAAGGACGACGCCACGGGTTCCTATATCCTGCCCTGGGTGCGATTGCACGGCATCAAGGACTACTATGACATGCCGGCACTCCTCTCCGATTTCCCCGAAATTCACCAGACGTTCAATCTTGTTCCTTCACTGCTCAAGCAGATTCAGGACTACGTGGAGAACAATGCCACGGACAAGGCTCTTACCCTGACGCAAAAGCGGGCCTCGGAACTTGATCAAGACGACAAGCTGTTCCTGCTCAGGAATTTTTTCATGGCGAACTGGGACACCATGATCAAGCCTTATCCTGCCTACTGGCAGCTGCTCGACCGCAGGGGCTATAGTGTTTCACCGAACGAACTTTTGAACGCCATTCGCTATTACACCACCCGGGATTATCTTGACCTCCAGGTCTGGTTCAATCTCACCTGGTTCGACCCGCTTTTTAAGAACAACGACCCATTCCTCAAGGGGTTGGTGAAGAAGGGCTCGGGATTCACCGAGAACGAGAAGGAGCTTCTCATCCAGAAGCAGCGCGAGATCATGGCGCTCATCATCCCTGAGTACAAGCGGCTTGCTGAGCTCGGCAGGATCGAACTCACGACCACTCCCTTTTATCACCCGATCCTTCCTCTTCTCTACGACACTGATCTCGCGAAGGCCGCGATTCCTGATATTCATCTCCCGGCCAACCGTTTTTCCCACCCTGAGGATGCCAAAGTTCAGATCGACCGGGCGATGGCGTATCACGAAAAGCTCTTCGGTTCGCGGGCCGCCGGAATGTGGCCTGCCGAGGGCTCGGTGGCCGAGGAAATCGTGCCGCTGCTCGCCGCCGCCGGGATCCAATGGATCGGCTCGGACGAGGGAGTGCTTGCCCGTTCGCTCGGCATCCATATCGATCGTGATTTCGCCGGAGTCATGAAGAATCCCGAGGTGCTTTACAAACCCTACCGGGTGGGCAAAGGAGATAAACGCATCTCCATTGTGTTCCGGGACCACACCCTCTCCGACCTTGTCGGGTTTGTGTATTCAAAATGGGACACCAAGAACGCGGTGAATGATCTGATCGATCGGCTGCATCGGGTACGGCGCGGACTTTCGGACGGGCCGCACCTGGTCTCGATTATTCTGGATGGCGAGAACGCATGGGAATATTACCAGAATGACGGCAGGGACTTCTTTCTCACGCTCTATGAGCGGCTCAGTCGCGAGCAGGGACTCCGCTGCGTAACCGTCGGAGAATTCCTCAGGATGCATCCCGCGCAGACGAACATTGAACATCTCCACGCAGGCTCGTGGATCAATGCGAATTATCGGATCTGGATCGGGCACGAGGAGGACAACCGGGCCTGGGACCTTCTCTCGCAGACGCGCCAGGCGCTGACCGAGTACGTGTCCCGGGACGGTGATCCGGACAAGATCGCGAAGGCATGGGAGGAGATCTACATCGCCGAAGGGAGCGACTGGTGCTGGTGGTACGGCGACGACCACTTTTCCGAGAACGATAAGGAGTTTGACCTTCTCTATAGGACCCATTTAATGAACGTCTATCGCATTATCGGCCTTGATGTTCCCGACGAACTTCAGATATCCATCCTGCGCGAGGACAGGCAGGCGCTGCCTACGGTGGAGCTTACGGAATTCATCAAGCCGACCATCGACGGCCAGGTCACGAATTACTTTGAATGGCTGCCCGCGGGTTTCTACGATGTGAGCCAGGGCGGGGGGGCCATGCACCGCGGCGCCTCCATCATTACGCACATCTACTACGGTTTCGATCTCAAAAACATGTTCATACGCCTCGACCCGAGCGGAAACCTCAGGGAAGAGAAGGTCGCCGAGCTGACGTTCTTCATCAATTTTCTGGAGCCCAAAGGTATTGACGTGGAAGTGCGGATCGTTCCGAAGGAGCGACGGGTAAGCGCAACGCTCTCTCGCGGCGAGAACGGCACCCGGCGCCCGTTCGCCGAGATCCACACGGTTGCCGCGAACGATATCATCGAGCTTGCCGTGCCCTTCGACCAGCTCGGCGTAAAGCCGGGCGATGAGATACATTTATTTGTCACTATCGAGCGCGCGGGTTCGGAGGTGGAAAAGTGGCCCTCCCGCGGATATATCCAGTTCAAGGTCCCGACCGATGATTTCGAGGCCACGATGTGGCAGGTGTAG
- a CDS encoding PilN domain-containing protein, whose translation MITINFASRNYRLIARIRYGLIAGSIILIVITAGMLLIAVSLRENVSDMDRKMQELKAADEQMRPALLERERLVKDLTAMSGLMEARKISWTRLLTSVETVVPVGVALKHVEFNPKDSSLTLNGMARSPESLRNMVVAMEKSASFKDPFLKHQSLEKGNISFNVVAVYREDKSRAVAQGKR comes from the coding sequence ATGATCACGATCAACTTTGCGAGCAGGAATTACCGGCTTATCGCGCGGATCCGTTACGGACTGATAGCGGGGAGCATTATCTTGATCGTGATAACGGCGGGAATGCTCTTGATCGCTGTTTCCCTTCGGGAGAACGTTTCCGACATGGATCGAAAAATGCAGGAGCTTAAGGCGGCAGACGAACAGATGCGGCCTGCGCTTTTGGAGCGCGAGCGGCTGGTAAAAGATCTGACCGCCATGTCCGGCCTCATGGAAGCGAGAAAAATTTCATGGACACGGCTTCTGACGAGCGTTGAGACCGTTGTGCCGGTGGGTGTTGCGCTCAAGCACGTGGAATTCAATCCCAAGGACTCTTCACTGACACTGAACGGAATGGCGCGGTCTCCTGAGTCGCTGCGCAATATGGTTGTGGCGATGGAAAAGTCCGCCTCGTTCAAAGATCCGTTTCTCAAACATCAGTCTCTGGAAAAGGGGAATATCTCATTCAATGTGGTTGCCGTCTATCGGGAAGATAAAAGTCGCGCTGTGGCTCAGGGAAAACGGTAA
- a CDS encoding type 4a pilus biogenesis protein PilO codes for MWLPSIGKIKVALWLRENGKQLRSVAIVFAVLVCVNLLLYVFRIAPSEAKLKTWEPTSVELRMRHSEAVLFKEQKPLFAGLLAGIPEQKDMPLLVKELEQMAKKLNLTVAAINYDIPQRESGELAMLSFSFPVEGRYPDIKRFIYEVETSGRLIGIQDVKLESDKGRVKLQMKLMTYVRGN; via the coding sequence ATGTGGTTGCCGTCTATCGGGAAGATAAAAGTCGCGCTGTGGCTCAGGGAAAACGGTAAGCAACTGAGGTCAGTTGCGATCGTATTCGCGGTCCTTGTCTGCGTTAACCTGTTGCTGTATGTTTTCCGCATTGCTCCTTCTGAAGCCAAGCTGAAGACATGGGAACCAACGTCTGTCGAACTCAGGATGCGGCATTCCGAGGCAGTGCTGTTCAAGGAGCAGAAACCGCTTTTTGCCGGGCTCCTGGCCGGGATCCCGGAGCAAAAAGACATGCCGCTGCTCGTGAAAGAGCTTGAGCAGATGGCGAAGAAGCTGAACCTGACCGTGGCCGCGATCAATTACGACATCCCGCAGCGGGAGAGCGGTGAACTTGCCATGCTGTCATTTTCGTTTCCCGTCGAGGGCAGGTATCCTGATATCAAACGCTTCATCTATGAGGTGGAGACTTCCGGCCGGCTCATCGGGATACAGGACGTGAAGCTGGAATCAGACAAGGGCAGGGTGAAGCTGCAGATGAAACTGATGACGTATGTGAGAGGGAACTGA
- a CDS encoding cohesin domain-containing protein, whose product MKRIVLLLMTVFLTAVLMSCAGSQAFQRGERYSQSGEWDMAVKEYREANRRNPKDIGYRSALLRAEETAANHHYKKARSFLKERKLDQAITELQQAIYLNPTNVAIQSALRSVLDLKQAEEHYRASLTFVELARLGEAINELSQAVELDPDNVKYHDSLEKLRKEKTEAEPDEALTLASDKPITLNFKNTNIKDVFEFLSKLSGINILFDEEVKAQPVTVFVKDVSFQYAMNLLLSTNKLFMKKVSADTIIIIPKNKAKSDQYQDLLVRTFYINNAKSKEIVNLLRIMLDIKKVYVNEVLNAITVRDTPEKMKLVEKVIAANDLKEAEIILDVEILEISRTNALKYGWNFTPGGLSVSGAIQSTEPSANTTTSGGGISMAELRGASNKNIFLTLPGVVVNLIKRDSDAQTLANPRVRVLNNKKATFHVGERIPIQTSVAQTTATTGYLPTSTFDYKDVGIKLNIEPTVHLNNTVTLSLKLEISTLGDALNFGNGQIQYKFGTRTTETLINLRDGETVIIGGLIKDEERKSRLKIPILGDIPILGKLFSSADDGTIKTDILMSITPNIVRGMEIPDKESQAFWSGTELDYNTKPLFVADGKSSKPAAKSLDKSEVLESLAKREVVASPVSGETSTLVSAPSTTKGQPLAMPAALIEIKPTEASVSIGQEARFDLLAGNMKDLYGAIVTLTYDPKVIEFKTASEGSLLKKDNQQTSFLFSNNIKGGTVDIYMTRIGDVGGVDGAGSLGTLVFQAKSGGASMLTMKGVKITNFKREQIKTELKGAKVLVK is encoded by the coding sequence ATGAAAAGGATCGTACTTTTGCTTATGACCGTTTTTCTGACAGCGGTGCTCATGAGTTGCGCGGGCTCGCAGGCGTTCCAGCGCGGCGAACGTTATTCTCAGAGCGGCGAGTGGGACATGGCTGTAAAGGAATATCGGGAGGCCAACCGTCGGAATCCTAAAGATATCGGATACCGCTCGGCCCTGCTCAGGGCGGAGGAGACGGCTGCGAATCATCACTACAAAAAGGCGCGCAGTTTTTTGAAAGAACGAAAGCTTGACCAGGCGATAACCGAGCTTCAGCAGGCCATCTACCTGAACCCGACCAATGTCGCTATTCAGAGCGCGCTCAGATCCGTCCTCGATTTGAAACAGGCGGAAGAGCACTACCGCGCATCGCTTACCTTCGTTGAGTTGGCACGGCTTGGGGAGGCCATCAATGAACTGAGTCAGGCGGTGGAGCTCGATCCCGATAACGTAAAATACCACGATTCCCTTGAAAAGCTCCGGAAAGAGAAGACCGAGGCGGAGCCTGATGAAGCGCTGACACTTGCTTCGGACAAACCCATAACGCTGAACTTCAAGAACACAAACATTAAAGACGTCTTCGAGTTCCTTTCTAAACTGTCGGGCATCAACATTCTGTTCGATGAAGAAGTGAAGGCCCAGCCGGTGACGGTTTTTGTCAAGGATGTGTCGTTCCAGTATGCCATGAACCTGCTGCTTTCGACGAACAAGCTTTTCATGAAGAAGGTCAGCGCCGACACGATCATTATCATTCCCAAGAACAAGGCAAAGTCCGACCAGTATCAGGACCTGCTGGTCAGGACCTTCTACATCAACAACGCAAAGTCGAAGGAGATCGTCAACCTGCTCCGAATCATGCTCGATATTAAAAAAGTGTATGTGAACGAAGTGTTGAACGCTATCACGGTACGCGATACTCCTGAAAAGATGAAACTCGTGGAAAAGGTGATCGCGGCGAACGACCTCAAGGAGGCGGAGATCATTCTTGATGTTGAGATCCTTGAGATCTCCCGGACCAATGCGCTGAAATACGGGTGGAACTTCACACCGGGCGGCCTGTCCGTCAGCGGGGCGATACAGAGCACAGAACCCTCAGCGAACACAACGACCAGCGGCGGCGGAATCTCGATGGCTGAGCTCAGGGGCGCGTCGAATAAAAATATTTTTCTGACGCTCCCCGGCGTGGTAGTGAACCTGATCAAGCGGGATTCCGACGCGCAGACGCTGGCAAATCCGCGGGTGCGCGTGCTGAATAATAAAAAAGCCACATTCCATGTTGGTGAGAGGATACCGATACAGACCTCGGTCGCACAGACAACCGCCACAACGGGGTATCTGCCAACTTCGACCTTCGACTACAAGGACGTGGGCATCAAACTCAATATCGAGCCAACGGTCCATCTCAACAATACGGTTACGCTTAGTTTGAAGCTGGAGATCAGTACGCTCGGAGATGCCTTGAATTTCGGCAATGGACAGATACAGTATAAGTTCGGCACCCGGACAACCGAAACGCTCATCAATCTGAGGGATGGCGAGACCGTGATCATCGGAGGGCTCATCAAAGACGAGGAACGGAAGAGCAGGCTCAAGATCCCGATCCTCGGAGACATTCCGATCCTGGGAAAGCTTTTCTCCTCGGCGGACGACGGTACGATCAAGACAGACATCCTCATGTCCATCACACCGAACATCGTCCGTGGTATGGAAATACCCGACAAGGAGTCCCAGGCATTCTGGTCGGGAACAGAACTGGACTACAATACGAAACCGCTCTTCGTCGCGGACGGCAAGAGTTCCAAACCAGCTGCCAAATCGCTTGATAAATCGGAAGTGCTCGAGTCTCTGGCAAAACGGGAAGTGGTCGCGTCCCCTGTGTCCGGTGAGACATCCACGCTGGTGTCAGCGCCATCCACCACAAAAGGCCAGCCTCTCGCAATGCCCGCAGCCCTTATAGAGATCAAACCCACGGAGGCTTCTGTCAGCATCGGCCAGGAGGCCCGATTCGATTTGCTTGCGGGAAACATGAAAGACCTGTACGGGGCGATCGTAACGCTCACCTATGACCCCAAGGTCATTGAATTCAAGACGGCGAGCGAAGGCTCTCTCCTCAAGAAGGACAACCAGCAGACCTCGTTCCTGTTCTCAAACAATATCAAGGGAGGAACCGTTGACATTTACATGACCCGCATAGGCGATGTGGGCGGTGTGGACGGAGCGGGGAGTCTGGGCACGCTGGTGTTCCAGGCCAAATCAGGGGGGGCGAGCATGCTGACCATGAAGGGCGTGAAAATTACGAATTTCAAACGTGAGCAGATCAAGACCGAGCTCAAAGGCGCAAAGGTGCTTGTGAAATAG
- a CDS encoding type II secretion system GspH family protein has product MHKGITLIELLVVIAIIGILASAAMPFARMTVQRTKELDLRRNLRILRTAIDEFKKDCDHIPPILSKLEGYCKSEQSNYPESLEQLTEPLKLSGALDRTKKYLRRIPRDPMTALESSDNPNNWGLRSYGDEPDSNDWGGGNVYDVYPKSEVISLDGTMYNTW; this is encoded by the coding sequence ATGCACAAGGGGATTACCCTTATTGAACTTCTCGTGGTCATCGCGATCATAGGTATTCTCGCCTCGGCGGCAATGCCGTTTGCGCGTATGACCGTACAGCGGACAAAAGAGCTCGATCTCAGGAGAAATCTCAGGATCCTGCGCACGGCGATCGACGAATTTAAAAAGGACTGTGATCATATTCCCCCGATATTATCGAAGCTTGAAGGCTACTGCAAGTCGGAACAATCCAACTACCCGGAGTCACTTGAGCAGTTGACGGAACCGTTGAAGTTGTCAGGCGCCTTGGACAGGACCAAAAAATATCTGCGCAGGATACCCCGGGATCCGATGACCGCTCTCGAATCATCGGACAATCCGAACAACTGGGGGCTGCGCTCATACGGCGACGAGCCGGACTCCAATGATTGGGGCGGTGGAAATGTGTATGATGTATATCCAAAGAGCGAGGTGATCTCGCTTGATGGCACGATGTACAATACGTGGTGA
- a CDS encoding prepilin-type N-terminal cleavage/methylation domain-containing protein: MADAREQTEPGKGQDRPRGFTLIELMVVITIMGILISIAAPNLKQSIIRAREAVLKEDLFQIREAIDQYYADNGKYPDALTDLLNRDEKTRSYLRTIPKDPFTNAEDWIIVAPEGGAEGGTGSSTGDSTGGGSETGSQGNVFDVHSSSPLVALDGTAYNTW, translated from the coding sequence ATGGCAGACGCCAGAGAACAGACTGAACCGGGAAAAGGTCAGGACCGACCGAGGGGATTCACGCTCATAGAGCTCATGGTCGTGATTACGATCATGGGGATCCTTATTTCCATTGCTGCGCCAAACCTAAAACAGTCCATTATACGGGCGAGGGAGGCTGTACTTAAGGAGGATCTGTTCCAGATTAGAGAGGCTATTGACCAGTATTATGCCGACAATGGCAAGTATCCCGATGCGCTCACAGACCTGCTCAATAGAGATGAAAAGACCAGGAGCTATCTGCGTACAATTCCCAAAGACCCCTTCACGAATGCCGAGGACTGGATTATCGTCGCGCCTGAGGGCGGCGCGGAGGGCGGCACGGGCAGCAGCACGGGTGACAGCACGGGGGGCGGTTCGGAGACGGGTTCTCAAGGCAACGTCTTCGATGTACACAGTTCCAGCCCGCTTGTCGCTCTGGACGGCACCGCGTACAATACCTGGTGA